The Beijerinckiaceae bacterium RH AL1 genome has a segment encoding these proteins:
- a CDS encoding hypothetical protein (ID:RHAL1_00740;~conserved membrane protein of unknown function;~source:Prodigal:2.6) — protein sequence MLAALPLGPTFLVYVAVMATIVAATLIRVLSPRAATAALAVLALWLGYAAVLGYSGIVGNTRLPVPGVFILLAPIVAFVALVLVRSPAGRYLAVRVPLAWLIGLQAFRIGVELTLHRLWELGSVPKLMTLGGGNIEILVGFSAPLFAWIATRRPGGRRIALIWNVVGLASLANVAARAVLTAPGPLHLVHAEVFNTALGTFPYTFIPGFMAPLAMMLHVLTFRALRAKARTVSPKLGAVAAVAS from the coding sequence ATGCTCGCCGCGCTACCGCTCGGCCCGACCTTCCTGGTCTACGTCGCAGTGATGGCGACCATCGTCGCCGCCACGCTCATCCGCGTGCTGTCGCCCCGAGCCGCCACCGCGGCGCTCGCCGTGCTGGCGCTCTGGCTCGGCTATGCCGCCGTCCTCGGCTACAGCGGCATCGTCGGCAACACGCGCCTGCCCGTCCCCGGCGTCTTCATCCTGCTCGCGCCGATCGTCGCCTTCGTGGCGCTCGTGCTGGTCCGCTCGCCGGCCGGCCGGTATCTGGCGGTGCGCGTGCCGCTGGCGTGGCTGATCGGCCTGCAGGCGTTCCGCATCGGCGTCGAGCTGACGCTGCACCGGCTCTGGGAGCTTGGGTCGGTTCCCAAACTGATGACGCTGGGCGGCGGCAACATCGAGATCCTTGTCGGCTTCAGCGCCCCGCTGTTCGCCTGGATCGCGACCCGCAGGCCCGGCGGCCGCCGCATCGCGCTGATCTGGAACGTCGTCGGCCTGGCTTCGCTCGCCAACGTCGCGGCCCGCGCCGTCCTGACCGCGCCCGGACCACTGCACCTCGTCCATGCCGAGGTTTTCAACACGGCGCTCGGCACCTTCCCCTACACCTTCATCCCGGGCTTCATGGCGCCGCTGGCCATGATGCTCCACGTGCTCACCTTCCGCGCCTTGCGGGCCAAGGCGCGCACAGTCTCGCCCAAGCTCGGCGCAGTCGCCGCTGTTGCTTCGTAG